The segment TCTTCCGCCGACCATGCTATCGCCTTCAGCAATTACATAAAAGGCGTTCGGGTCCTGCGAGTCGGTAAGCTTGTAATCCGCGCCGAAACCCGGCGGAAACTCCAGATCGCCGGCATCCATCCACTCGCCGCAGGACACCCGATTGATCACCGGTATATACCGGTACCTGGTGGGAACGACCGGCGAGACCGGGCCTATGATGATCTCTGAAAGCGATACATTCAAAGCCTTGGCTATCCTCTCTAGAACCTCGAGCGATGGATTCTTTTTCCCGCTCTCTATCTCGATGACGTACGATTGAGAGATGCCGGCCTTCTGCGCGAGCTCCGAACTGGTCATTTTCGGGACCCGCGACTTCCGCAAAAACCTTATTTTTTCGCCAATTCTCATGGCAATAACTCCCTGCGCCATATTTTACACGCGAACGCCCGATTTGTCAATTGTCCCTGATATTTTTCTTTTTTCTTCTACTTCCCTCTTGACAAATATATCGCTATATGCTATTATTATAGCTATAAGCGATATAACGGAGTGCGGGTAATGGACGAGCACCAGCAAAACCTCACGACGCTCAAGCGCCAGCTCCGAGCGTGGGAACGCCACATCGGGGCGCTCGACATCGGCGACAGGAAAGAGTTCTCAAGCTGGCTCGCGCAGGCGCTCGACGCCGGCGAATTCGCCCTGCTCGTGGACGCCGAGATCGACAGGCGATCGCTGTGGGAGATATATCTCAATGAGCGGTTCGGCGTCTGGAGCGCTTGAACATCGTGCGGTCACGGTGCTACCTCTGGAGGAAAGGAAGATGCCGGCATACTTCAATGCAGAGAAACTGCTCTCGCCCGAGTTGCTGAGCGCGGTCCTGCAATGCATTCCCGAGCACGGCAGGAGCGGCGCAGTCCTCTATTTCGGCGAGGACTATTATGCGAAGCGCAACGGGCAGGTCATCGCGCTGTTTCGGATTTATCAGGACGACCCTCATTTTGGGAGCGTCTCGGAGATCCATGAGGCTCTCTCGGAGCAGTTCGGGCTTACCTGCCGGCAGATCTGCAGGATTCTCCAAGGCAATCGCGAGGCGGGCGCCAAACGCAAATTGATGCGGCGGCGGCCGGCCATCCTGCGCGTCAACAAGCCGGCGACGCCGAAGGAGCTTTCCTCGACGTGATGCAGTCCCTTCCCGTAGCGATC is part of the Candidatus Abyssobacteria bacterium SURF_5 genome and harbors:
- a CDS encoding helix-turn-helix domain-containing protein, giving the protein MAQGVIAMRIGEKIRFLRKSRVPKMTSSELAQKAGISQSYVIEIESGKKNPSLEVLERIAKALNVSLSEIIIGPVSPVVPTRYRYIPVINRVSCGEWMDAGDLEFPPGFGADYKLTDSQDPNAFYVIAEGDSMVGGRIQEGDYLLVSPNLQCDPGDIVLAKSEQGVTIKRFMKRGNQIVLEPLNSKYKGIVIKEGSDVKFYRIAEIKIPL